TACAGAAGCTCAATGTAACTCTACAGCAAGCAGCAGGTGGTCTATGCTTGGCATAAAGGCTGGGAATGAGGCAAACAGGCTGGTTCTGCACAACAAATCCACCTACTAGCAACCTAATTGTGCGCAAGTCATTGTAAATCcaccactttctttttttcctaagATTAAACCATCTAACATTGATTATTGAGCTTTAGAAGTGCTGGTTGACCACTTTTGCTACCTTCTGATAGGGGCCAGGCCAGCTTTTTCCAGTATTTTCTTCAGATTTACTATACAAACATGAGTGAGGGGATGATTCAGAGTTAAGGTAGcatatttttaaattagtttatttcagtgtgacagaaaaacCCCCAATATGATAATCAGAAATGGCTGAAGATCGGCCCAACTAATTGGTCTACCACTAGTTAGTATGcaatcaaaaaacacaagtagggtcataaaacaaaaagcaatatGTTTATTAAGTGTATTTACAAAGTAGAATGCCCCTCAAACAATAACGGCACCCACCCTTCAACAGGCCTATCTACATATTTTCCTTCCAAAGACATCCAGAATACCTCCAGCTATCTGGACAATAAAATTAATGTATCAGTTTTCGGAGAtgctaaaagacaaaaatgaacaacaaattATGAAAGTCATGCTGaatttttttcagtcactgcagaataaaaacatctgaaaacacagctgacatACAAACATTCAGCAGCAAATAAAGCAGAACTGAGTATAAATACTGATGAGAACAGGCGTACCTTTCAAAACTCTAGACCTACTTAATCCAGAACATGAACGTATTATAATTATACAACCAAAGCTTATCAGACAGTCTCAACACAAACTGAGGCCTGTCCTAATCAACAATTAAAAACCTGAACAGTTATTACTCTGCATATAAAAGACAATTTAAGCTCTGCCTGAGGATCCGTTTCTGTAGAACTTACAATTCCACATGTCAGTTAAAACAGTAATGCaccttttaatttccttttattCTCTACACACTTCATGCAATGAAGTTGTAAACGAGGAAGGTTGGTGTGTTGCAGTACTTGGTTGCGAACTGTTTGCCGTCAGGTGTTGGGTCAGAGAAGGCGATTTCTTCCTTGGTTAGATGGCTGCCGTACATGAAGCTGCTCCTAAAATAACAACACGTAATAATAATTATTGAGAGGAATGATAATGGCTGTAGTGGCAAGACCTCCCAGACAGACAGTGAAGTTTCAAAGTTTGGGGAATCATTTGAAGATCGAAGTATCATTAAATTTGTACAGGAAAGATAAGACGATAAGGTTTTTGTTGGGTCTGACTTTGTACCTGACTGTGTCCAACATTCGGGTAGCAATGCTCTGTCGTCTGGCCAGACTGAAGACCCAGATCCGACTGACGCCACACAGCGCTTGTTCTGGGATGGTGGAGCAGCACCAGGCTCGATGTCGCTCCATGAAGTCGTCCTTTGTCATGTCTTTTTGTCGGTCCGGCTGCTCCAGGACTCTGTAAGCCTGAAGGGACAAAAAGTGAAACTGTACGTCAGCGAGGTACTGACGACCCACAATTTACTATTGAGCGTGTACGTATAATTTCTATACATTTGCATCAACTTTTCCCACTTGTAaaaattctgttcttttctacGAAATACTGCTCAAATTACTTTACAGCAGATGAATGGCCTGATTGGTTAGTGTCACAAACTAATGTGAGTTAGGCTTATCTTACAAAATGGTCGAACCAGTTGGCTTGCTCCTTAAATTGCTATAAGAATTGGTGCCTCTGCAGCgtaaaacatttcataaaagTCTCATActtttgtctgatgtttttgtatACAGTGTaaagaatataaaacaattGACTCTCCCAACATCCTGTTCGTATCATATTTACACTACCactaatgtttttaatttgggCTGCAAGTGGAAAAAATGCTCACACAATCACAATATTCTAGAGAATGCAAATTGCATCTTTTGTCCCACCAACTGTCCAACACCAAAAGACATTTACCGTCATAACtgtcaaagaaaagaagcaattcctgacatctgtgtttaaaaaaaccttGGAAATGTTTAatcaattaacaaaataataattggccattattttttttttgtctaattgttgcagctcctGTTTTTACATATAATACATAATCGATCCTTCAATGCTGTTCACAcccttgaaataaaaaacaaatatgtaactTTTCAGTTAAACTGGTCACAACCTCATGACATGACACCAGTGTGATGCAGAATCATAAGCAGACATTGCTTGTTGTAAAGGGTTGGTAACAGCTGTGAAAAAGaccccacacacccacacacccccACCTGACGTATCGGCTCAGCGACAAGACATCCCACCACCATACGCTCTGTGTTGATGAAGAGGTAGGTCTTGGCCTGTGTGGGTCTGCTCAGAGTCACCTGCTGGAAACCCAACTCACTGTCTGCTACACGCCGCACGTCCTCAGCCTGAAGAACAAGCACATTGTGAGGAGATGGCCAACATGGATAAACAACTTTGAACACTTGTGTAGGACAAACATATGTTCTCCCAGTAAGTATTTCATGCACCATCAAATATGACACACATTTGACTGACGGGAAAGCTGAACAGTGATTTTACAGACTTAAGTGGTGATGTATTCTATGATACACAATATGCTCAAGTGCAAACCCCACACCTTTTTGATGGCATATTTGGGATCATCTGGCATGACCAGGAGAATCTTTCCATCCCAGAACTCGGCCACCACCCGCTCCTTCTTCCAGCCCTGAAATCATAAGAGAGAAGCTGCCATTCCAATCCAACACACAAGATCAAATAAAACTCTCAATGAAACAAACTCCTGACAGCAGAGCTCTGCAAAATATAAAActactcaaaaataaaaacaagtcactTCAACTCGGTAACAAAGAAGAGAGATTAAAGGGACAGctagcactacaggtaagacTGTCACCATTTTAAGGGACGATGGTGCAGTTCAATCAGGATCgcagacataaataaaatgtaatttctacTGAACAGCAACTTCAGTGGGACTTTAATGTTAGTCGATGTGAATTACTATTTCTCTGcacaatcaattaaaaaaacaaggaagcGGTGACAGgtacacattaaaatgcacacGCTTTATATGGTTTCATAACTTGAATGTCTGTAAACTTTAAGTCCCCATATTCCCGATTTAAGagagattaaagaaaataagttTTACCACAAATTTGATGGAGTCAAGGAAGCGCTGGTGGAACTGGGTGTGTTGGAAATTGTCCTCTGGGTTGTCTGCACTGTACACCATCCCACATGAGCTGCAGGTTGTCGCTCCAAACTGCCTCTGGCCTGCATCCTGATGAgcaaaatacagagaaaaatacagtcaacacacacagaggaagacaaataTGTCCAATAAGTCCAATAAACGAAGGGGAGTTGACACAAACCCAATTTCCCTCCTACCAACTTTCAATTTGCATTATCTGTAGTTGGGattaaaatcataataatgaaatgatggCACACAAAATCAATCAGCTACAATCTAAAATATCTGCATCAGCCTTGAAAAGTACACTCTGGGCCTTCAGATGCATACTAGTCTTAGCTATATACCAAACTCCACACCTGTACAGAGAAGAATATTAACATGAACGTACAATGATGAGCTGATCGTCatcctgtttgtctttcctcCTGCGAGCAGGTCGCTCTTTGACTGAGGAGGGAGTCTGCAGTGATGTTATTGGGCCAGAGGGGGTGCTGCTGGACACTGGTGGCTGCAAAGCTTTCCTTGACCTACAAGTATGCAAATAACAGAACATACTTCAGTGACATTCTGCGTTAATGCAAAAGGCTTAGTCTGCTGAAATGCTGACAATTAGACTGTCTCACCTCTTGGAGGCAGAGCCAAAGATGGGATACAACGCTGCCgattctgaggaaaaaacacaattattttaaataaagcttTCATGGTACAAGAGTGatatttcaaaacaatgttCCAACTGCAAACAGTGGACTGGATGAAGTTCTGAAGTCTCCAGTGTTTGATGTGTGACCGACagtagctgtgtttccatctgaaTCAGCAACAAATGCATTTATACGTGAACATTGTGTGGGCCTGTGTACCTCTAGCTGGACTGGCAGCAGCACTGGTGGGACTTATGTCACTCAGGTCTGCCAGAGAATCATCCTGAAAAAGTTCAACATTGTGAGAACTGCTGAGTAATTCAAGGTCAACACCATTATCATTCAACCATTGATTTCTAGTAATGATCACGAATGGCAGCAAAAATCAGGCTTTGGTAAACTGACGTTAGATTATCTAGTTTTTAAACATATGAAGGACCAGAAGAAACTCTGTACAATAatctgtgaacatgtgtgtatGCTGCTGTACCTGAGCACTGAGGTGTGAGGCTGTGGATGCAGGACTTGGTGTTGGGGTCCTTGTCAACACAATGAACAGCTCCTTGGTGAGCCCATATTTCTTGGTTAACACCTTAGGAGAACTGTAGGAAagtgtttgattttaaaattgtgACCATTAAACGTTATTTACATaccaaattaaatattttatctttGCACCCTAATGCCTGTGGAGTTTCAGGCTGTTCGTCAACTGAGTCCAGCCAGTCTGTTGGATCAAACTTTGCTCTGTGCTTGGTGCTCGGCTGCTTCTCTTTAGTCTCCATCGGCTGGACAGCAGTCTGCAACAAAAAGGACGGGATCACATCAGCTTAACATTATAATGACAACATTGCTCCTGAAAAAATTAAATGCTTAGTCTTTGGCCCGCAGACTTGAAACCAACATCAAGGCTCCTCTAACCTCTGCAGGAGGTTTCTGCTGTTGGTTCATCAGCGGAGCGGTTAGCTGCTGCTTTGGTTTCTCACTCTTTTTCTGAGGCAGGGCAGCTTTGCTCTTCTCTGGGGCTGAAGCAGGCCTGTTTGAGGATTTTGGTACACATTTCTTGTACATGGACGTGGGTTTCTTCCCTGTGCCGAAGAAAGCAGCTCCTACAAAGATCTTTGGTTTGGGCTTCAGACTACTGAAAGAGATGGTGATCGATTTCTTGTACTCTGGCttggtgctgctggtgggagCCGCGGTTGTAGAGGGAGCCGCCGGTTTCACGGTGACACTGTTGGATTAAATAGTGCAACaattgcaaaaaatgtttaGAGGTAATTGATGATTAAAATCCACATGTCAAGAAACAAGAACACAGAAGCATCTATCATTGGTCTGACTGATATAGAAACAAACCTGTTGTTGAGTTTAGGCAGCTTGATGGCCTTTGAAGCTGTTGCATAGCTTTGGATCGCCATCTTTCCCGCAGTTTTAGATTTTGCAGCCACCTTTCTCGGCTTGCTGCTTCCTTTAACattcttcttattcttctttttctcctgagaaggaggggaaggaagagaaggaggaggagaaggcagaGACTCCTTGATGGCCTTCCTCTCTAGTGGAGTGAGATAGATGGGCTTCTTCTTGCCATAAAAGGAGCTTGTTACAACGGTATGTTTGTATGGAGATTTACGCGGTGATTTGGCTGGTGAGCCTAGGTAAAAAATGTggataaaacagataaaaatgatacacacacacacaagagaaagTATGTGACATAAAGAAGCATAGAGCATTGTTGAACACTACTAATTCAATGCATCCCCCCCTACCTGTCAGCCCACGTGGAGATTTTTGTGGCGAAGGACAGTCCTCGCTGTTAAGACGCCCGACTGGCTTCTTCCTGGGGGATCTCCTCTTAACCGGGGACATCTCACTCACTCCCTTCATGGTCGCTTGACTGGAGTTAAAGACACAGAATGCCCGTCACAGATGTGCCACAGATCAAATGCAGCTTTCATTAGTATTCAAAAGATGAACTTCACTTTAGATTTGAATACATTCTCATCTGGCAACAGTCATCTTATACAAAACTGCTCAAATCCAGTGCATTCACAACTCACCTGTCAGAGTCCAGAGAGGGGAGCTTTCTCTTCCTGGTAGCTGTCGGCatcatttttcacaaatttcacctacacaaacagagaaacagtaGTAGATATTCTGGGCTAACATTTAAACTATTACAGCTTTTCACgttcaaaatgtttcttgtCTGCACAAGGAGAGCTCACATATTTAAATACCCCAGAACCCCAAAAACAAGAGGAAGGATTTGCCTTATAGCACATTGGTAATTTCACAATTTACTGAAATATGggatttacaaaaacagaaattctcCAGGCCAAGTTATTTACTTAGACTTAAAGATGAAGTGATACGTTGTTGGGTaactaaaaactaaattatGATTAATACTCATGTTTAAATGATCACTAGTTGCCAGGGTATCTCGGTTGGAAACTGCAACAAGGGCTTACAAAACTTTGTAAAGAAGTGCACAATGTCATCGTCTGATACAAAGTAAAACCTGCTGCTTCTGTAAAATTCACAGCTGCCGTGCGCTGTGCCAAAAACCTCCATGTTAGTGAAAGAGGCGTGATTGCCCGTAATGGATCACTCGTCCATTTTTGTGCgtttaatgagaaaaatgtcagattttcaaACGAAGTTTGGCGTCAGTGTCTCAACTCCACATTGCGTGAAGCGTACGGAGGCTGAACTAAACAGACTGCACTGGCGTTTGTGGATCAGCGCTATCAATTAGGCTTGACGGTTCACGCCTGAAATGACACCAAAAATGATCTAGTCTGGGCACATTTTGATTATCTCGACATGAACTTTAGCTAAGTTTAGCTTAGCGTTACATGTTAGCTAATGAAGCGCTTATTTAAGGGCTAAAGTAGAGATGAATGGATAATTGGCGGGACGATTAGCTTATACAGAAGCGACTGCCTCGATACAGACAGATCACTGGTTCGCTAATCAAAACAAAGCCGAACGATTAAACCATTTGTTTCCATGCTTGTCTGTTTATGGCTAATAAATAACGTTAGATCGAATAATCAGGGAGGTCTGTCTCATGGGCAAACGCGTTTCTGAATTAATCTGCGTCGCGTGAAGTAAAAAACGCCATTTCGGAGTGAAACAAGCAAAAATTCAAACACCACAAAAAGACAGATATGTAGCTGTATGCATCTTACCGAACGCGTTCCTGTGGTGCTGCACAAAACGATAACTGTTACTGTAAAGCTGAAGTTCCTGGCGGTTCTCCTGCTACTTCTGCCCGCGTTTCTTTCCGCTGTTTTGAACAGCGCGCGCCAGACTGTAACACCGGACCGGAAGCGGAAACAGTATATTTTATTAGTCAAGTTACCATCGTAAAAGCTTGGCGCGACTTCTGGCTCCTGCCTTCAAAGTACAAGATTCATGTtcatgaaattgttttgttcagtcagtgtctgtgtgtgataaataaacaatcctttaattaaaaactggGCATTCAGTCATCACATTTCTAACTGGGTGAACATCTGTTTAAAGCATACAGAGAAATTCCCAAATACTAAACTTCCAGCCAGTGacatttgctgtgtctcaattcaatTCAGGATGCACGGCTACTATCTTTCATGGCCTCACATTTCCCAAAATTCTTTGCAcacccaaaaaagaagaaagacagagagaaaatggcgacacACGTGGCATAAATTGTAACTTTCACTTGCATGGGCGGCTCATGAAAACACACCGGGCCAACCATTGGctgtctgaagcatttgggAAGACTCGGATGAATTTGGTAACAACTTTGCTCAGTGTattcagctgcgttggaaggTTTTGGAACCATGCAGACAGCATCTGCTCTGATTCAACGTGCAGAGTCTAAAGggtaagggtaaaacatctggtgatggaaccaggaaatgttccaaaggctagaccgtcccatttaacaacagttGACACGGTTAACAAGATCTCTCCGAAGGACTTGCCTTCGAAGACTGCAAAGGCTGGGTGTTTCAAAGGATGCAggcctgaactgagacacagcaattGTCAAATTAATTGAAagtcaggtttttatttttgaaacaaaaatgtggGTACTTCCTGTCCGCTAGATGCTAACTCTCTGCAGCTTGACACAGATAGCTAACAACTTCCCGGGTCAACTGCGCATGCGAAAAGTGACAGCAGCAACGTTCAGTCGGCagacagacatttacatttctttctggTCATCATTAGTGTGTGCGCTTCAAAGAGCATACACTTACTGCGCATCTTTTTGTCGGCGACTTTTAATACACTTAAAATGGTGTTTTACTTCACAAGTGCCGGTGAGTGAAGCCTCCAGCTAACAGCAATGCTAGCTGTTAGCCTGGTTAGCCGAAACACTTTAAAGCTGTAGgcttttatttctcactttttttaCTTGATCTCATTGAGTTTCGTGTCGTCTTATATTCTCGTTTCATCCAGTAACTATCGTTTTGTTGTGTCTTTCTCAGTGGTAAACCCTCCCTACACAATCTACATGGGAAAAGACAAGTATGAAAGTAAGTTCGTTATCAttctgccacaaacacacacacacacacacccttcttCACACAGTCACCGCTTTAAGTTTAACATTTGTCTCGTGCTGTCTCCGATTATTGTATTACTCTGTTGAACAGATACTTTTCATGTATCCCAAATGGTGTTGTATCACCTCTAACTTGCTGTGATTGTTTTTGCAGATGAGGATCTAATAAAGTATGGATGGCCTGAAGACATCTGGTgagatttctgtttgttttcctcatcttACACCCCTGAGAAGTGATTGTTCTACACATTACCAGACGTTACTTTCTATCTTTTATTTTGCTATCTTAAGCACAAGTAACATCCATggatattatattttttatccGATTATTAGTTAATGAATTCTTGTTGTTTGAATTGAATAACTTGTGCTTTTTGTTCCACATTCAGGTTTCATGTGGACAAGCTGTCTTCGGCTCACGTGTATCTGAGACTGCCGAAGGTAGGAAGTCAGCACAATGAACCTGAAGTACTGAAATTTAAGCACACAGTCATGAGTCCTGATTAAAATTAGGCTGTTAGACAAGTTTATCATCAGTATAATTAACTTGAAACTTTCTGCAGATATAAATTGTCTTTTCCAGTTGACTGAAGatataagttattgttacattatgttgttaataaatgttttaaatttgacaatgtagtgtggtacattgcaaaggaaggtcagatattatattgcttaaaagtctagtctaaaaatggcatagcaacctgtgcttgaaaaaaatgataGTGAAAATCAAGAATCGAATCGAACCGTGATCTTAGAATCTAAAATTGAATCGAGTCGAGCATTTGGAGAATCATGACACCCCTAATggcaactgtaaaatatcccaTTGTAGATCTAAGTTTGGACAATCAGCTCCCTCCATAAAAGGCTTTCAAATCTGCAACACATTACCAACTGAAATGGTAATTTCAGATATGAAATTGTATACAGCAAAGGTGAAATGCTGGCTACAAGCAAACCAAAGCTGTGCCCCATTTTAGCTTACTGTACTCTAATGTATGTAATATCTGTTGATGTGATTTTATGATACTACCCAGTGATGGCTGTGTAATTTATGTGTTAAGTATAAAAGCCAGACAAGGTATTAGAGCTGAAAATTAACAATAGCATTTAAGTCTCTGTGCAGCACATCAGTTACACTGTCTTCATTATGCAGTCTTAACCATGTTAAACTGCATCTTTCCTAGTTAAtgaaatttaaatgaataaataaaataaaagcagtgtgCTGCCTTTAAGGCCTCTGTATGTTTGAAAACATACTAGTTTGTACATTATGTCATTGATTATGCTGTAGGGAAAAGTCCTCATATGTGTTCAGAAAGGGATTAAAAGCGggcttgttttattcatttgaaaaacttTGTAAAGAATGACAGAGCTGAGAAAATTTGTTGGACACAG
This region of Acanthopagrus latus isolate v.2019 chromosome 22, fAcaLat1.1, whole genome shotgun sequence genomic DNA includes:
- the esco2 gene encoding N-acetyltransferase ESCO2, producing MMPTATRKRKLPSLDSDSQATMKGVSEMSPVKRRSPRKKPVGRLNSEDCPSPQKSPRGLTGSPAKSPRKSPYKHTVVTSSFYGKKKPIYLTPLERKAIKESLPSPPPSLPSPPSQEKKKNKKNVKGSSKPRKVAAKSKTAGKMAIQSYATASKAIKLPKLNNSVTVKPAAPSTTAAPTSSTKPEYKKSITISFSSLKPKPKIFVGAAFFGTGKKPTSMYKKCVPKSSNRPASAPEKSKAALPQKKSEKPKQQLTAPLMNQQQKPPAETAVQPMETKEKQPSTKHRAKFDPTDWLDSVDEQPETPQALGSPKVLTKKYGLTKELFIVLTRTPTPSPASTASHLSAQDDSLADLSDISPTSAAASPARESAALYPIFGSASKRSRKALQPPVSSSTPSGPITSLQTPSSVKERPARRRKDKQDDDQLIIDAGQRQFGATTCSSCGMVYSADNPEDNFQHTQFHQRFLDSIKFVGWKKERVVAEFWDGKILLVMPDDPKYAIKKAEDVRRVADSELGFQQVTLSRPTQAKTYLFINTERMVVGCLVAEPIRQAYRVLEQPDRQKDMTKDDFMERHRAWCCSTIPEQALCGVSRIWVFSLARRQSIATRMLDTVRSSFMYGSHLTKEEIAFSDPTPDGKQFATKYCNTPTFLVYNFIA